The Tautonia plasticadhaerens nucleotide sequence TCGACGGGGCAGGCGTACCTGGTCGACCTGGAACGGCTCCGCTCCCTCCCGCCTTCGGCCGGAGCCTCGACCGCCATGGAGGACCTGATCGCCCTGCCCGGCCACCAGGGGGCGGTCAACGGCCTGGCCTTCTCGCCCGACGGCAAGTCGGCCATCACGTGCGGGGCCGACGGGACGGTCCGGCTCTGGGACCCTGGGACCGGGACGCCGATCGACCGGCTCGAGGGCCTCGGAGACGCCGGGGTCTGGTGCGCGCTCCCCTCGCCCGAGGGCCGATGGCTGCTGACCCTGGGGGGCGACGGCCGGGCCCGGCTCCGGGAACAGTCGAGCGGCTCGATCGCCGCGGGGCCGCTCTGGAGCCCCGAGGGGGCCCGGGCCGCCGCGTTCGGCCCGGACGGGACCTCGGCGATCGTCGGCGGGATCGACGGAAAGCTCCGGCTCTGGGACCTGAGGACCGACCGCCTCCGGTGGCGGGTCGACTCCGGGCAGGGGAGGGTCCTCGGCGTGGCCTACTCCGGGGACGGCCGGTCGGTCTCGTCGGTCGGCGAGCGGGACGTGGTGCTGCGGGACTCGAACTCGGGGGCCGAGCGGCACCGGTTCGAGCTGGACCAGGAGTCCCGGGCGGTCGCCTTCGTGCCCGGCAAGGACTTCGCGGTCTCGGCCGGGGCCGACGGGCTGCTCCGGCTCTGGGCCCTCCCCCCGGCCGACGGAGACGACGGAGAGGACGGGGCCGTGCCCAGGCCGATCGGTTCCGGCCGGGTGGTCCGGGCGCCGGGCCCGGGGGCGTGCTCGATCCTGGACGGGGCGGACGACCGGGCCTTCGCCCGATGGCTGGCCGACTGCCGGGAGAAGAACCTGATCCCGAGGGACCTGGACGCCTTCGACTCCGACGGGATCGCTCTGTTCGGCGGGGTCGCCGAGCCGAACCTCGCCGGACTGCGATGGCAATGCGAGGTGATCCGGGGCGAGCAGGAGCTGGAGCTCCGGGTCCAGGAGCTCGAGGCCCTCCGGCTCGAGCTGGCCGCGTTCGACGCATGCATGGACGGGCCCGATCCGGTGGGCGTCTGCCTGTTCGTGCCCGGGGCGGGAGGGCCGTCGCCGTCGTGGTCGATCGGCGTGGTGGCCGACGACGCCGTGGTCGCCTCCTTCCTCGACGAGCGTCGGGCCGCCCGACACCGGCCGAGCCGGGTCGCCTCGTACGTCGTCCGCGGTGCGAGGCGGCTGGCGATCCAGTCGGTCCCCGACGACGGTGCCCCCTGGGCCTTGCACCACGACCTGCCGGCCGACCGCCTCGCCGAGGTGCTCGCCAATGCCAGGAGGCAGGGGCTCCGCCCGGTGTCGGTCGAGGCCGACGCGACCGGCGGGTCGATCCGCTACGCCCTGCTCCTGGTCGGCGGGCTCCCGGCACCGCCCTTCGTCTTCGACCCGGCCGTCGACGAACTCGCCTGGCACGACCTGCGCGATCGTCGGCTCTCGGCCGGGGCCCGCCCCGAGTCGATCTCCACCGTCAGGAACGACGGCCGGGAACGCTCGTTCGCCCTGTGGAAGCGGCCCTGATCCCCCCGGTCAGGCCCCGGAGAGATCCAGGGTCAGGATCGTGATGTCATCCTGGTGCGAGGCCGATCCCGAGAAGGCGACCAGCTCGGCGAGCAGGCCGTCGAGCAGCTCCGGGCCCCGGCGATCACCCCGCATCAGGGCCTCGACCAGCCTCCCCTGGCCGAACATGCCGCCGGGACCCCGGGCCTCGGTGATCCCGTCGGTGTAGAAGAGCAGCGAGTCGCCGGGGGAGAGCGCCAGCGTGACCTGCTCGCACGGCAGGTCGAGCAAGGCCGAGGAGAGCAGCGGCCCGGTCGCGTCCAGCAGCCGGACCATGCCCGAACCGCCCCGGACGGCCGGCTCGGGATGGCCGGCGTTGATGTAGGCCAGCCCCCGGCGACTGGCGTCGACCCGGGCGGTGCAGAGGGTGACGAACCGGCTCGGCTCGAAGTCCCGGAGCCCTTCCCGGACCCGGTCGATCACGCTCGACGGCTCGAAGCCGTCGACGTGGGAGGCGCGGAACGCCGCCTTGACCAGGCCGGTCATCATCGCCGCCGAGGCCCCGTGGCCGACCACGTCGGCGATGAGCAGGGCGACCGAGCCGTCGCCCGCCTCGACATAATCGTAGATGTCCCCGGCCAGCTCCGAGCAGGCCAGGTATCGCGCGGCGATGGCCAGGCCCTCCCGCTCCAGCAAGGGGGGCGGCAGCAGACTCTGCTGGAACCGCCGGGCCTCGTCCAGCTCCCGCGCGACCCGGCGGAGGTAGCGCTCGCGCTCCCCCCTGAGGAGGCGAAGTTCCAGGCAACGGCCGACGAGGGTCAGCAGGACCCGGCGGTCGAACGGCTTCTGGACGAAGTAGAAGGCCCCCTCGTCGATGGCCCGGATCAGGTTCTCGTCCGGCTCCTCGGCATTGCCGGTCATCAAGATCACGTCGACGTCGGGCAGGGTCGACTTCAAGGCCCGGGTGACCTCGAAGCCGGTCATCTCGGGGAGCCGGATGTCGACGATCGCGAGGTCCGGGCGCTGCCGGGCGGCCTCGTCGAGGGCCTCGGCCCCGGTCGAGGCGGTCGAGACGCGATGCCGGCGGCCGAGCACCCGGGAGACGGCCCGGAGGATGCCCGGGTCGTCGTCGACGATCAGGATGCGGGCGGCGTTCGGGTCGAGGCTCACGGGCCGCCCTCCGATCGGATGGGGAAGGAGGCCCGGACTCCGGTCCCGGCCCCGGGCGTGCTCTCGATCGAGAAATGCCCGCGCATCTGCGCCACGATCGACCGGCAGATCGCCAGGCCGAGCCCGTGGCCGTCGTCCTTGGTGGTGAAGAACGGCTCCCGGATGCGGGCCAGCCGCTCCCGGGTCATGCCGCAGCCGGTGTCTTCGACCGTCAGCTCGACCAGCTCGCCGTCCCGACGGGCCCGGACGGCGATCGAGCCCCCCGCCCGGCAGGCGTCCCGGGCGTTGCTCAGCAGGTTGAGCAGTAGTTGCTCCAGGTCGGCCTGGACCCCAGTGACGGGGGGGAGGTCCTCCGGCAGCTCGACGACCAGCCGGATGCCGCCCCGGTCGATGCTCTGTCGGAGGATCGAGAGGGCGTTGTCGACCGCCTGCCGGAGCCGGACGGGGCTGGGGCTGCGGGCCAGGCCCCGGGCGAATCCGAGCATGCCGCCGAAGATGCGACGGCAGGCCTGGATGGAACGCTCGATCTCGATGAGGTCCTCGGCGGCGACCCCGGGATCCAGCTCGCCCCGGCCCAGTTCCTCCCGCATCTGCTGGACCAGGGGCAGGACGCCCCCCAGCGCGTTGTTCACGTCGTGCGAGACGCCCCGGGCCAGGTCGGCCATCGCGTGCTTGCGCTCCGCCTCCAGCACCTTCTGCTCCAGCGACTCGGCCCGCCGGGAGTTCTGCAGGGCCACGGCCGCCTGCGGCAGGAACTGGGAGACCAGCTCGACCTCGTAGCGGCCGAAGGAGCCCGGGTGCAGCGCGGCGACTTTCAGCAGCCCGAGCAGGTCGGCCCGGGCAACAAGCGGGGCGCAGAGGATCGCCCCCTCGGCGGGGACGCCCCGGGGGACGGCGTCGTCGAAGTCGAGCCACTCCGCAAGGGCGGTGGCGTCCGTCCCGGTCCAGTCGGTCCAGCGCCGGCCGTCCCGGTCGAAACCGCAGACGTGGCCCTCGCACATCAGGCCCCGGAGGGCGGCGGCCGGGGAGAGCCTCCGCCCCACGTTTCGGCCCTTGGCCTTCTGCCAGGCGACCTGCTCGGCGACCACTTCCAGCGCGTCCGACTCCCCGTCGTAGGTCAGCAAGGTCGCCGAGTGGTCGTAGGCGATCAGCGACTTCAGCCCGTGCAGGACCTCGTAGAAGAGGTGCTTCGGCCGGCTCTGCTCCAGCACCTTGCGGTCGACCCGGGCCCGGACCTCCCGGACCCGGTCCCGGTCGATCTGGTCGATCAGCTCGTTGGCGAGGGAGCCGATCGACGAGAACGACTGCCGAGAATCCCAGTGATACTCGGTCCCCGACGATCGCACGGCCAGGGCGCCCCACATCCGGCCGTGACGCCGGATGCGGGCGAGCATCAGCTCGGGGGGGACGCAGACCTTCTCCCCCCGGAGGAACCCGGCGAGCATCGCGCGGTCCCACCCCGAATCGGTGGGGAATTCGAAGAGGAGCCGTGCCTCCCCGCTGCCTTGCTTGACGGTGGCGACGCAGCCCTCGGCCGCCCGGAAACGCTCCATCCCCAGCCTCAGGGCGGTCCGGAGCACCTTGTCGGCGTCCCGGCCGTCCCGGAACTGGTTGCGGAATCGCCAGAGGTGCGGGAGTAGGTCGTCGGGGGGGCCCGGGGCGGAGGGCTTCCCCGATGGGGGCCCTTCTCCGCCCCGATCCGAGGCCGATGCCTTCCGAGCCCGAGCCTTGCCCACGGTGCCGCCCGATCGGTCGGGGAGGACGCCGGGGAGGGGGCCGCACCCCGGCGGTGCGGCGTCGGCCCCGGCGAGTGTCCCATCATACGGCCGGTCGGCGGCGGGTGACTACGGACCGGCCCGACGATCGGTCAGGCCGGGGTCCCGGCCTCCCGCCTCCGGCGCCGGGGGCCCGGGGCGAGGGCGGTCTCGTAGAGGGCGAGATACCGATCGACGTTCCGGTCCATGCAAACGTATTCCTCCGCCGCCGATCGGGTCGAGGCGGCGAGGCGCCCGGCGAGCGTCCGGTCGGTGAGCACCTCGACGATGCCGTCGGCCAACGGTTCGGGATCAACCGGGGTGAGCAGGCCGGCGCCGGTGTCTCCCAGGATGTGCTGGTAGTCGCCGTAGTTGGTCGCCACGATCGGCCTCCCGGAGGCGAGGTAGACGGCCATCTTCGTCTGCACCGAGTCGTTCTCCCGGCATGCGAGCCGGGGGTGGACGAGCACGTCGGCGCGTCGGGCCAGTGCGGTGACCTGGTCGGGCGTCCTGCCGGACAGCACGACCAGCCGGTCGCCGTGCCGGCCCAGCCGGGCCCGGTACTGCTCGCCGACCTCGCCCGGGCCGCCGACGAGCACGCATCGGGCCTCGGGCACGGCGTCGAAGATCCGGGGGAGGGCGTCGACCAGGATCGGCACCCCCTGGTTCGGGTCCCGGATGTTGCCGACGTACATGACGACCTTTTCGTCGGGCCCGACCCCCTCGATCTCGGCCGCCGGTCCGGGGGCGTAGTCGGCGAGGTTGACGCCGGGGTGGATCACGGCGACCCGGTCGGCCGGCACCCCCTTCTCCTCGACCACGATCCGCTTCACCCCCCGGCCGAGCACGACCACGCCGCTGGCGTACCGGCAGACCTGTCGCTCCAGCGTCCGGTAGGTCCGGAAGACCAGCCCCCGCCCGAGCCGGTCTCGCTCGACCTCCTCGCCCAGCAGCGAGTGGATCGAGTAGATCATCGGCCAGCCGTGGAGCTTGCAGGCCGCCAGGGCCCGGCAGGCGCCGCCGTAGTGCTCGGCGTGGACGAGGTCGAACGGGAACCGCTTGCGGATCTCCGCCATCCCGCCGATCCAACGGGAGGGGGGCAGGGTGAAGGTCGGGGCCCCCTCGAATTCTCCCTCGAAGGGGGCGTCCCAGGGCCGTCGGGCCTTCAGATAGGCGTGGGCGACCTCGATCCCCCGGCGCCTCAGGGCCCGGAAGATCTGGATCGCCAGCATCGCCGTGCCGTCGGTCTGGCCGACGATCGGGAACGAGGTGACCATCAGGATGCGCATCTCGGGGACCTCCGTGCCCGGGTGTCTCGTCTTCCGTGACGCGCCGCCGGCCGATCCGGCCCGAGGGCGCGGCCGTCATCATAGGGCCAGGCCGCTCGGCCGGGGAACCCCAAACCGGGATGCCGCTCCGACTGGCCTTGCCAGCCCCCGCCGATCGGGCTAGCATCCCCCTCGACGCCGGGCGGATCGGACCCGACCGCCCCGAGGATGGACATCGACGGATCGACGCCGGCCCCACCCCGAATTGGCCGGCGGCACTTGCCACGAGGGCAGGACATCATGAAGGTGCTCGTGACCGGCAGCAGCGGCCTGATCGGCTCCGAGGCGGTCCGCTACTTCGACGCCAAAGCCGACGTCGTCTACGGCATCGACAACAACATGCGGGCCGACTTCTTCGGGCCCGACGGCGACACCTCCTGGACGCTCGGGAGCCTGCGGGACTCCTGCGAGAACTTCGAGCACCGCGACCTCGACATCCGGGACCGGGCCGCCATGCTCCGGGTCATCGCCGACACGACGCCCGACCTGATCATCCACTGCGCCGCCCAGCCGTCGCACGACCTGGCCAAGTCCCGTCCCTTCGACGACTTCGACGTCAACGCCGTCGGCACGCTCAACCTGCTGGAGGCGACCCGGCTGCACGCCCCCGAGGCCGTGTTCATCCTCATGAGCACGAACAAGGTCTACGGCGACGCCCCCAACGAGCTCCCCCTGGCCGAACTGCCCACCCGGTTCGACTACGCCCGCCCCGAGGATTACGAGGGGATCGGCGAGTCGCTCCGGATCGACCGGAGCACCCACAGCCTCTTCGGCTGCAGCAAGCTCGCCGGGGACGTGATGGCCCAGGAGTACGGCAAATATTTCGGCCTGAAGACGGGCATCTTCCGGGGGGGCTGCCTGACCGGCCCCTTCCACAGCGCCGTGCCCCTGCACGGGTTCCTCGCCTACATGGCCCGGGTCGCCCTGACCGGCGGCACCTACAACGTGATCGGCTACAAGGGGAAGCAGGTCCGGGACCAGATCCACAGCGAGGACGTCGTCCGGGCCTTCGAAGCCTTCTATCGGGATCCCCGGCCCGGCGAGGTCTACAACCTCGGGGGCGGCCGGGGCAACGCCGCGAGCCTGCTGGAGTTGCTCGACCGCTTCGGACAGCTCGCCGGCCGGCCGATCCCGCACACCTATCAGGAAATCAACCGGGTCGGCGACCACATCTGCTACATGACCGACCTTCGCAAGTTCCGCTCCCACTACCCCGACTGGGAACTGTCCTTCAGCCTGGACGACATCGTCGACGATGTCTTCCAGACCCTCCGGAAGCTCCGCCCCGCTGCGGCGATGGCCGGCTGATCGTCGTCTCCCGGCCCCTCCCACCCCCCTTCGACGAGGCCGCCCCGTTGCGGGGGCGGCCTCGTCTTGCGCGGTCGGATCCCGTCGCCCCCTCCCGGGGATGTCCGGCATGGGATCTGCATCCCACTCCGGCCCCCGGGATCACGCCCGCCCCCTCCGAACCCGCCGGCCTCGCCGACCGAGCCGAGGCCGTCCTCCCGCACCGGGGCCCCCGGGACTCCCGAGACGAGCACCACACCCAGGGGCACGACGATGGCCAAGCAAGGATCCGACGACCGCACGACCCACCGCTTCGCCGACGCGGAGGTGGTCGCCGGCACCGGCGGCGAGACCCACCAGGTCGCCGGCGGCGACCGGCCGGTGCTGACCACCCAGCAGGGCGTCCCCGTCGCCGACGACCAGAACTCGCTGAAGGTCGGCGCCCGGGGGCCGACCCTCCTGGAGGACTTCCACCTCCGGGAGAAGATCTTCCACTTCGACCACGAGCGCATCCCCGAGCGGGTCGTCCACGCCCGGGGCTATGGGGCCCACGGCTACTTCGAGACCTACGAGCCGCTCACCGACCTGACGAAGGCCGACCTCTTCCGGCGCAAGGGGGAAAAGACCCCGGCCTTCGTCCGCTTCTCGACCGTCGCCGGCAACAAGGGCTCGGCCGACGTGGCCCGGGACGTCCGGGGCTTCGCCGTGAAGCTCTACACGAAGGAGGGGAACTGGGACCTCGTCGGAAATAACATTCCCGTCTTCTTCATCCAGGACGCGATCAAGTTCCCCGACCTGATCCACGCCGCCAAGCCCGAGCCCGACCGCGGTTTCCCCCAGGCCCAGACCGCCCACGACAACTTCTGGGACTTCATCTCGCTCTCCCCCGAGAGCATGCACATGGTCATGTGGATCATGTCCGACCGGACGATCCCCCGGTCCTTCCGCTTCATGGAAGGGTTCGGCGTCCACACCTTCCGCCTGGTCAACGCCGAGGGGAAGTCGACCTACGTCAAGTTCCACTGGAAGCCGAAGCAGGGGCTCCAGTCGGTCGTCTGGAACGAGGCGGTCAAGCTCAACGGCGCCGACCCCGACTTCCATCGCCGCGACCTCTGGGACGCCATCGGCGCCGGCGACTACCCCGAATGGGAGTTGGGGATCCAGACCTTCGACGACGCCTTCGCTGACAAATTCGACTTCGACATCCTCGACGCCACCAAGATCATCCCCGAGGAGGTGATCCCGGTCCGCAAGGTCGGCCGCCTGGTCCTGGACCGCGTGGTGGACAACTTCTTCGCCGAGACCGAGCAGGTCGCCTTCTGCACGCAGAACGTCGTGCCGGGGATCGACTTCACCAACGACCCGTTGCTCCAGGGCCGGAACTTCTCGTATCTCGACACCCAGCTCAAGCGGCTCGGCAGCCCGAACTTCACCCACATCCCGATCAACGCGCCGAAGTGCCCCTTCCACCACTTCCAGCAGGACGGGCACATGGCCATGCACAACCCCAAGGGGAGGGTCAACTACGAGCCGAACTCGTGGTCGGACGCCCCGGGCCCCCGGGAGTCTCCCGACCAGGGCTACCGGAGCCTCCCGGTCCCCGAGCAGGGGCAGAAGCTCCGGGTCCGCTCCGAGACGTTCGCCGACCACTACAGCCAGGCCCGGCAGTTCTACATCAGCCAGACCGAGGTCGAGCAGGCCCACATCGCCGACGCGCTGACGTTCGAGCTGAGCAAGGCCGAGACCCCGGCGATCCGGGCCCGGATGGTTTCGCACCTCCTGAACATCGACAACGACCTCGCCACCAAGGTCGCCCAGGGCCTCGGCCTCCGCGAGATGCCCGACCCGGCCACCGCCGCCCGGCCGACCCGGCAGGACCTCAATCCGTCCCCGGCGCTGAGCATCCTGCTCAACGGCCCCAAGAGCTTCGCCGGGAGGAAGGTCGGGGCGCTCGTCACCGACGGGGTCGACGCCGCGCTCCTCTCGGGCCTGGCCGCCTCGCTGGAGAAGGAGGGGGCGATGCTCAAGCTCGTCGCCCCGCACGTCGGCGGCGTCACCGACAGCGAAGGCACCCTGCACCCGGCCGACGAGAAGGTCGACGGCGGCCCCTCGGTCCTCTTCGACGCCGTCGCCCTGCTCCCCTCCGCGGACGGCGCCGCCCTGCTCGCCAAGCACCCGGCGGCCCGGGACTTCGTCGCCGACGCCTACGCCCACCGCAAGTTCATCGCGTTCGTCGACGCCGCCGCCCCGCTGCTGGCGAAGGCCGGCGTCCCCGAGGCCCGGGACGAGGGCTTCGTCCCCCTGACCTCCGTCAAGGACTGCGACGGCTTCGTCTCCCGATGCCGCTCGCTCCGCTACTGGGACCGGGGGGACGCCCTGATGGGCTGACCGCCGTCCTCGCCTGACCACATTTCCGAAGTTCCGCCCAGGGGGCGGCGAACCGTCCGAGGTCCGCCGCCCTCGTCGATTCGGGCAGACAGGGTGATCTGAAGAGTTGTCGATGAGGTGCAATTGGTCCGATTTTTCCGATTCGACTGCAAGTCCGCCGCGATGACGGCCGATTAGGGAGAAGAGGTAGATCGAGCGGCCTGCTCGATTCTGAGTTGACATCCCTGGGAATCGGTCAATGAAGCTGCCCAACGCCGAGGACGCGATCGTCGATCCCGAGAAACTCCGGAGCTATTGCCTCAACCCCGAGCACATCCGGGGCAAGCACAAGGCCCGCGTGTTCGCCTCGGCACTCGGCCTGACGGTGGAGGATGCTGAGGAGCTTCGCCAGATCCTGCGCTCCGCGGCATCTGACCACGACGCCCAACCAGGCGCATGCGACGAGTACGGGCGACGGTATACTATCGACTCGGTGGTCGAGCGTCTCGGCAAACGAGCGATCGTCCGGAGCGCCTGGATCGTCCTGACCGACGAGGACGTCCCGCGCTTGACCACGTGTTTCGTACTCCCGCAGGATGGGGGACGGGGATGAACCATCCGATCCAACTTCTCGATGTGGTCGCCCTGACCGAGGACCGCCCCGAAGACAAGCTGGAGAGGGGCCAGGTCGGGACGGTTGTCGAACAACTCGCCCCTGGTGTCTTCGAGGTCGAATTCAGCGATAATGGGGGGCTGACTTACGCGATGCTCGCCTTGCGGGCGGATCAATTGCTGGTCCTGAGGTATCGCCCGGCGACCGCCTCCTGACGCCGAGTCCCACTCACCGATCGCCCCCGACGCTGGTCACGACCCCAATGCTCAACGACACGCCCGACCCCTCCCAGTCCCCCGAGTCCCTCGGCCCGATGCCGATCGAACTCTCGGCCCGCGTGAAGAACCTGCCGCCCTACCTCTTCGGCAAGATCAACGCCCTGAAGGCCGAGAAGCGGCGGGCCGGCGACGACGTGATCGACCTGGGGATGGGCAACCCGACCGACCCCCCCGAGCAGTGGGTCATCGACAAGCTCTGCGAGGCGGCCCAGGACGCCCGGAACCACCGATACAGCGTCGCCCAGGGGATCGATAACCTCCGCCGCGAGGTCGCCAGGCGCTACCAGGCCCGCTTCGGCGTGACGCTCGACCCCGACCACGAGGTTGTCACCACGATCGGCTCCAAGGAGGGGTTCAGCCACATGTGCCTGGCCCTGCTCGGGCCGGGGGACACGGCCCTGGTCCCCGCGCCGACGTTCCCGATCCACGCCCATGCCGTGGCGCTGGCCAACGCGAACGTGATCGCCCTCGACATCACCGAGCCCGAGCGGTTCCTCCGCAACGTGGCCGAGATGTGCACCCACCTCTACCCCCGCCCCAAGGTGCTGGTGCTGAACTTCCCGCACAATCCGACGGCCACCGTGGTCGAGCCCGCCTTCTTCGAGGAGGTCGTGGCGCTGGCCCGCCGCTTCCGGTTCGCCGTGATCCACGACTTCGCCTACGGCGACATCGGCTTCGACGGGTATGACCCGCCCAGCTTCCTCGCCGCGAAGGGGGCCTCGGACGTCGGCTGCGAGTTCACGACGATGTCCAAGGGCTACAACATGGCCGGCTGGCGCGTCGGCTTCGCCGCCGGGAACCGGGCGATGATCGCCGCCCTGAAGTCGATCAAGGGCTATTACGATTACGGCCTGTTCCAGGCCGTGCAGATCGCCGCCATCGTCGCGCTCCGGCACGGAGAGGAGGCGCGAAAGGCCCAGGTCGCCGAGTACCGCAAGCGCCGGGACGTCATGATCGACTCCCTCCGCCGCGTCGGCTGGGCCGTGCCGAGGCCGAAGGCCGGGATGTTCGTCTGGGCGCCGATCCCCGAGCCCTGGCGGTCCCGGATGGGCTCGATCGACCTGGCCATGAAGCTGATCGAGGAGGCCGACGTGGCCGTCAGCCCCGGCCGGGGCTTCGGCGAGGCCGGCGAGGGGTTCCTGAGGCTGGCCCTCGTCGAGAACGACCAGCGGCTCCGCCAGGCCGTCCGCCAGATCGGCCGATGCCTGAAGCCCGAGGCGGTCGACGCCTGAGGCCCGCCCCCGCAGCATCAACGCCCCGACCACCCGGACTCCGCGTCAAGGAGGATGACCATGGGATCGCCGTTCAAGCCCGAGGGTTACAACACCGTCTCGCCCTACCTGATCGTCGACGGTGCGGCCGGGACGATCGAGTTCCTCATCCGGGCCTTCGACGCCGTCGAACTCAGGAGATTCCCGGACCCGTCCGGGGGGATCAGGCACGCCGAGGTCCGGGTCGGCGACACCGTGATCATGATCGCCGACGGGGCCGACGGCTGGCCGCCGGTCCCCTCCCACGTGCACCTCTATTGCCCCGACGTCGACGACTCCTATCGCCGGGCGATCGACGCTGGCGCGATCTCCGTCCAGGAGCCCGTCAGGAAAGGCGACGAGGACCGCCGGGGAGGGGTGACCGACGCCGGCGGCACGACCTGGTGGATCGCGACCAGGGAAGGATGAGCCGGCACCCCTCCCGGCTCGACCACTGGCCGGTCGGGAGGGTTCATTCGGCCCTCCTGCGTTCGGTGAGCAGGCGCTCGGCCATCTTCGAGACGAGCCGTTCCCGGCCCGGCGGCAGCTCGAACGGCTCGGCGGGCCGATCGGCCCGCTCGATCAGGCGATCCGGGATCGGGGAGGGGAGGCCTTTGGGGCCGTCGACCGTCCTCCGGGTCGGCGGGGGATCGGCCGAGCCGACCCGGGCGAGGCGGTCGATCTCCCCGGGATCCAGCTCGTCGAGGCCCGGCCGGACGGCGATCCGGCCGAGCGGCAGGAGCGGGTAGAAGTCCGTCCACGGGCCATCCCCGGCGGGGACGACGCCCCGGACGAGCATCCGGTAGTGGCCCCTGGGGAGGTCTTCGGCGGAGAGCGCCCAGGAGCCGTCGGGGGCGACGGTCCCCTCGTCGAGCCGGAGGAACGGGCCTCCGGCTACCGCCTGGGTCAGCAATCGGACCGTCCCGCCGGGGGCGGCGGTGCCGGTATAGGAGGGGGAGCCGACGGCCGTCCGGGTCAGGTCGCCCGAGGTGCGGTCGGCGGGGGAGGCGACCAGCCTGCCGGTGATCGCCGACAGGTTCACGAAGACCCCCCCCTCGGCCAGGGTCGGGACCACGTTCTTGTGATACCAGTTCTGCACACCCGAGGGCCCGGTGTGCGTCATGCCGGGGCCGGTCAGGTCGCTGTAACTGGCCCGCCCGACGACCGGGGCCTGGCCCCAGAGGTTGTGACTCCAGGGCAGGCCGTCCAGCTCGGCCGGGGTGTGCTGGTAGTACACCTCCGCCTCGTCGACGAACTCCGGGACCGTCACGATCGGATCCCCGGCCATCCACTGGAAGGCCGAGGTCGCCATCCGGGCGATCCAGCCGTCGAAGTCGTCGGTGAAGCTCGCCTGGCCGGGGGCGCCGTTGCTGGCGGCGTGCGGGTCGAGCATCGTCGCCCGGGTGAATCCGGCGGCGAGCTGGGGGGTGGTCACCCGCTCCAGGGTCAGCAGGGCGGCGCTGTTGACGACCGTCCCCTGGCTGTGGCCGATCAGGTGCAGGTCGACCGGCTCGTCCCAGGGGAACAGCGTCGAGGTGTGCAGGACGGCGTTGGCCAGACGGGCCCCCTGCTTCGGGGCGGCCCCGGGGGTGTTGCTCTCCCCGGCCCAGGTGAAGGTGATCACCGCGTCGTAGCCGAGGTCCCGGAGCGAGTCGCCCAGGACCCCCGCCCAGTCCGGCGGGTAGGACGAGCCCTGGATCCCCCCGTGGGTGACCACGCCGATGACCCGCTTGCGAAACCCGGCGACGTCGTTCGAGGGGTCGGGGTCCCCCAGCGCCCCCGACGGATCCGCCACCGCCAGCACGAACGGCCGGGCCGGGGTCGGCTTCAGGCCCTCGGGGGCGACCACGGCCGCCGTACCCCGGACGACGGCCGAACCGTCCCCCTCAACGACGACCAGGGCCGAGCCGACCTTCCGGTCTTCCCCCTCACCGTCGAACGACCCGTCGGCCGACCGGTACAGGCCCAGCTCGACCTCCCGACGCTCCCCCTCGGCCAGCCCTCGGACCTCGTATGCGACCTCGACCGCCCGGGAGTCCCCCGTCGAGGCCGAGACGACCGCCAGGTCGATCACGTCCCCGGCCCGGAACTCCCGGCGCTCCAGCCGGTCCGGCCCGGACGGTCCCCGACCCCTCGTCCTCCGGGACCGGTCCGGCCCCGGGAGGGGCCTGCCAATTCGCTCGCCGATCCATCGGGCGAGGCCCATGCGCGACGTCCTCCGCGCGGTTTCTCCGACCCGACGAGGGGCCGACAGTCCCAGTTATCGGGGATCGAACGATCCCGACGCCTCCGGCCAGTCGATCGCCCTCGGGAATTCCCTCGCGGGCAGGACCATCGGCACGATCGGCAGG carries:
- a CDS encoding PP2C family protein-serine/threonine phosphatase, translating into MSLDPNAARILIVDDDPGILRAVSRVLGRRHRVSTASTGAEALDEAARQRPDLAIVDIRLPEMTGFEVTRALKSTLPDVDVILMTGNAEEPDENLIRAIDEGAFYFVQKPFDRRVLLTLVGRCLELRLLRGERERYLRRVARELDEARRFQQSLLPPPLLEREGLAIAARYLACSELAGDIYDYVEAGDGSVALLIADVVGHGASAAMMTGLVKAAFRASHVDGFEPSSVIDRVREGLRDFEPSRFVTLCTARVDASRRGLAYINAGHPEPAVRGGSGMVRLLDATGPLLSSALLDLPCEQVTLALSPGDSLLFYTDGITEARGPGGMFGQGRLVEALMRGDRRGPELLDGLLAELVAFSGSASHQDDITILTLDLSGA
- a CDS encoding sensor histidine kinase gives rise to the protein MGKARARKASASDRGGEGPPSGKPSAPGPPDDLLPHLWRFRNQFRDGRDADKVLRTALRLGMERFRAAEGCVATVKQGSGEARLLFEFPTDSGWDRAMLAGFLRGEKVCVPPELMLARIRRHGRMWGALAVRSSGTEYHWDSRQSFSSIGSLANELIDQIDRDRVREVRARVDRKVLEQSRPKHLFYEVLHGLKSLIAYDHSATLLTYDGESDALEVVAEQVAWQKAKGRNVGRRLSPAAALRGLMCEGHVCGFDRDGRRWTDWTGTDATALAEWLDFDDAVPRGVPAEGAILCAPLVARADLLGLLKVAALHPGSFGRYEVELVSQFLPQAAVALQNSRRAESLEQKVLEAERKHAMADLARGVSHDVNNALGGVLPLVQQMREELGRGELDPGVAAEDLIEIERSIQACRRIFGGMLGFARGLARSPSPVRLRQAVDNALSILRQSIDRGGIRLVVELPEDLPPVTGVQADLEQLLLNLLSNARDACRAGGSIAVRARRDGELVELTVEDTGCGMTRERLARIREPFFTTKDDGHGLGLAICRSIVAQMRGHFSIESTPGAGTGVRASFPIRSEGGP
- a CDS encoding glycosyltransferase family 4 protein encodes the protein MRILMVTSFPIVGQTDGTAMLAIQIFRALRRRGIEVAHAYLKARRPWDAPFEGEFEGAPTFTLPPSRWIGGMAEIRKRFPFDLVHAEHYGGACRALAACKLHGWPMIYSIHSLLGEEVERDRLGRGLVFRTYRTLERQVCRYASGVVVLGRGVKRIVVEEKGVPADRVAVIHPGVNLADYAPGPAAEIEGVGPDEKVVMYVGNIRDPNQGVPILVDALPRIFDAVPEARCVLVGGPGEVGEQYRARLGRHGDRLVVLSGRTPDQVTALARRADVLVHPRLACRENDSVQTKMAVYLASGRPIVATNYGDYQHILGDTGAGLLTPVDPEPLADGIVEVLTDRTLAGRLAASTRSAAEEYVCMDRNVDRYLALYETALAPGPRRRRREAGTPA
- a CDS encoding NAD-dependent epimerase/dehydratase family protein produces the protein MKVLVTGSSGLIGSEAVRYFDAKADVVYGIDNNMRADFFGPDGDTSWTLGSLRDSCENFEHRDLDIRDRAAMLRVIADTTPDLIIHCAAQPSHDLAKSRPFDDFDVNAVGTLNLLEATRLHAPEAVFILMSTNKVYGDAPNELPLAELPTRFDYARPEDYEGIGESLRIDRSTHSLFGCSKLAGDVMAQEYGKYFGLKTGIFRGGCLTGPFHSAVPLHGFLAYMARVALTGGTYNVIGYKGKQVRDQIHSEDVVRAFEAFYRDPRPGEVYNLGGGRGNAASLLELLDRFGQLAGRPIPHTYQEINRVGDHICYMTDLRKFRSHYPDWELSFSLDDIVDDVFQTLRKLRPAAAMAG